A single window of Marinobacter sp. LA51 DNA harbors:
- the lptG gene encoding LPS export ABC transporter permease LptG: protein MRRIDGYVMRTVGGAMFLVMVVVLSLDLIFGFIAELEDTRNNYQTLEALWYVALTLPRRIYDYLPLGAFMGCLVGLGSMASSSELTVIRAAGVSLKRIVWSAMKPALVVVVLGVLIGEYVAPPAERLAQSEKAVALGAGSNVASATGVWHREGDVFIHLNAVQPNGVLHGVSLFRFNEERELKSASFAKRGIFQGDHWRLEDVRRTLIENEGTELETEQSMRWDTGLSPQVLSVLIVKPENLSMSGLYTYASYLEEQDLNASRYWLAFWKKTLMPLGTGVMVLVAISFIFGPLRSVTMGFRVFTGLLVGLLFKYMQDLLGPMSLVYGFNPMLAVLIPIAINAAAGAILMRRAG from the coding sequence ATGCGTAGGATTGACGGTTACGTCATGCGCACCGTTGGCGGTGCCATGTTTCTGGTCATGGTGGTGGTGCTGTCGCTGGACCTGATTTTCGGGTTCATCGCTGAGCTGGAAGACACCCGCAACAACTATCAGACCCTGGAAGCACTCTGGTACGTGGCCCTGACCTTGCCACGGCGCATCTACGATTACCTGCCGCTGGGTGCCTTTATGGGGTGCCTGGTGGGGCTTGGCTCCATGGCCAGTTCGTCTGAACTGACGGTTATTCGGGCCGCCGGCGTTTCCCTGAAGCGAATCGTCTGGTCGGCCATGAAGCCGGCGCTGGTGGTTGTGGTTCTGGGTGTGCTGATTGGCGAATACGTAGCGCCACCGGCCGAACGTCTGGCGCAGAGTGAAAAGGCGGTGGCTCTGGGTGCTGGCAGCAATGTGGCCTCCGCCACAGGGGTCTGGCACCGGGAAGGGGATGTCTTTATTCACCTGAACGCCGTGCAGCCCAATGGTGTGCTGCACGGCGTGTCGCTGTTCAGGTTCAACGAGGAGCGGGAGCTGAAGTCGGCCAGTTTTGCCAAGCGCGGTATTTTTCAGGGTGATCACTGGCGCCTTGAGGATGTTCGCCGAACACTGATTGAAAATGAGGGAACAGAGCTGGAAACCGAGCAGTCCATGCGCTGGGATACCGGGCTGTCGCCCCAGGTGCTGAGTGTGCTGATTGTAAAACCGGAGAATCTCTCGATGTCTGGCCTGTACACCTACGCCAGCTATCTGGAGGAGCAGGATCTGAACGCGTCGCGGTACTGGCTGGCATTCTGGAAAAAGACCCTGATGCCCTTGGGCACCGGGGTGATGGTGCTGGTGGCAATTTCCTTTATTTTTGGCCCGCTGCGCTCGGTAACCATGGGGTTCCGGGTGTTCACCGGCTTGCTGGTGGGCCTGCTGTTCAAGTACATGCAGGATCTGCTTGGGCCGATGAGCCTGGTGTATGGCTTTAATCCGATGCTGGCGGTACTGATCCCGATTGCCATCAACGCGGCGGCCGGCGCCATTCTGATGCGCCGGGCCGGTTAG
- a CDS encoding RDD family protein — MPRRFHDAEELLPPATFLKRSLAIIYDGLISIAVLLVATWIYTVIGGWITGWDKFEEMAEAGQLSGDPGLTFALFLTLYLFFAYFWTRIGQTLGMQVWRIRIENLNGTSVSWSQALRRYVTAAAVIFLTLLASYYVGAITLIVTLPAVIGLFFPINGLSVTDRLSGSVVVQVPKESK, encoded by the coding sequence ATGCCCCGACGCTTCCATGATGCCGAGGAACTGTTGCCACCCGCCACATTTCTGAAGCGCTCACTCGCTATTATCTATGACGGTCTGATAAGTATCGCGGTTCTGCTCGTGGCGACCTGGATTTACACCGTAATTGGTGGCTGGATCACCGGATGGGACAAATTTGAAGAGATGGCGGAAGCGGGTCAGCTGTCGGGAGATCCCGGTCTTACCTTTGCCCTGTTCCTGACGCTATACCTGTTCTTCGCGTACTTCTGGACTCGCATCGGTCAGACCTTGGGCATGCAGGTCTGGCGCATCCGAATTGAAAACCTGAACGGCACCTCGGTGAGCTGGAGCCAGGCCCTGCGTCGCTACGTGACCGCCGCTGCGGTGATTTTCCTGACGTTGCTGGCAAGCTATTATGTGGGCGCGATCACCCTGATCGTTACCCTGCCGGCGGTGATCGGCCTGTTCTTCCCCATCAATGGCCTGTCGGTCACCGATCGCCTGTCCGGCAGCGTGGTGGTGCAGGTTCCAAAAGAAAGCAAATAA
- the lptF gene encoding LPS export ABC transporter permease LptF, producing MTIIFRYLIRQVMISMVAVSGILLLVFMSGRFLKYLGSAAEGEIAADVLFSIMAFRFPGFLELILPLGLFIGILLAYGRMYLESEMTVLFACGVSDRQLLTKTLLGSLPVMVVVGAMSLYVSPWGMKQVEQIFNEQRQATEFEMLAPGRFQDFSAGNRVTYTEGLSDDKRELRGVFIAEYGTDGEGITIFTANSGSQLIDGETGSRFLILEDGGRFNGEAGRLDYNVTAFEAYGLKIESGEKGTRELEEGLSTLALMKSDNPEDRALLHWRFSLPLIVPIVTLLAVRLSRVNPRQGRFFHLLPAMLVYITYLGLLIVARDALADGKVPEWIGMLWVHALFLSFGLWLQFGPAWLHKRRALKEARTHA from the coding sequence TTGACCATTATTTTCCGTTATCTAATTCGCCAGGTGATGATCAGTATGGTGGCCGTCTCCGGCATTCTGTTGCTGGTGTTCATGAGCGGCCGGTTTCTGAAGTACCTGGGCAGCGCCGCGGAAGGCGAGATTGCTGCCGATGTGCTGTTCTCGATCATGGCGTTCCGTTTCCCCGGCTTCCTTGAACTGATCCTGCCACTGGGCCTGTTCATCGGCATTCTGCTGGCGTACGGCCGCATGTACCTCGAAAGCGAAATGACGGTGTTGTTTGCCTGTGGCGTGAGCGACCGGCAACTGCTGACCAAAACCCTGCTCGGCAGCCTGCCGGTGATGGTCGTGGTCGGAGCCATGAGCCTGTATGTTTCGCCCTGGGGTATGAAGCAGGTGGAGCAGATCTTCAACGAGCAGCGCCAGGCCACCGAATTCGAAATGCTGGCGCCCGGTCGTTTCCAGGATTTCAGTGCCGGTAACCGGGTGACCTATACAGAAGGACTCAGCGACGACAAGCGGGAGCTGCGCGGGGTGTTTATTGCGGAATACGGCACAGACGGTGAGGGCATTACCATCTTTACCGCTAATTCCGGTTCACAGCTGATCGATGGCGAGACCGGCAGCCGGTTCCTGATTCTGGAAGATGGCGGACGCTTTAATGGTGAGGCCGGGCGTCTGGATTACAACGTCACCGCTTTTGAAGCCTACGGTCTGAAGATCGAAAGTGGCGAAAAAGGCACCCGGGAGTTGGAAGAAGGGCTCAGCACGCTGGCGTTGATGAAGTCCGACAACCCTGAAGATCGTGCACTCCTGCACTGGCGTTTTTCGTTGCCGCTGATTGTGCCCATCGTGACTCTGCTGGCGGTGCGCCTGAGCCGGGTAAATCCACGCCAGGGCCGGTTCTTTCATCTGCTGCCGGCGATGCTGGTGTACATCACTTATCTGGGCCTTCTGATCGTCGCCCGCGATGCCCTCGCCGATGGCAAGGTCCCGGAGTGGATCGGGATGCTCTGGGTGCACGCCCTGTTCCTGTCGTTTGGGCTCTGGCTGCAATTCGGACCGGCGTGGCTGCATAAGCGCAGGGCACTGAAGGAGGCGCGCACCCATGCGTAG